One part of the Microlunatus elymi genome encodes these proteins:
- a CDS encoding ArsR/SmtB family transcription factor, translated as MWELIGSVQLLQLNAAQRPVGYESWVRRWRVGRKQPAVRNAAGVLAAIAPRSAYFPDFLTPDQPTGGFEDEVDTVLSTPLPRLRSEIGQLDARRPWLSGMAKGDTTVLTRFGDVLRGYYRALVEPDRTAIETAIGTHRADVMQTMMQGGVEAVLDTLFAGGRWRSPWLESAYPVERTVELKGRGLLLVPSFFCFRMPVMLADDSLDPVLVYPIEHAVGEAGSDGIAELIGSTRAAVLSSIADGASTSEVAARVGISLATASHHTTILRQAGLVTSIRRANSVVHSPSSLGYALLGAGPG; from the coding sequence ATGTGGGAACTGATCGGGAGCGTCCAACTGCTCCAGTTGAACGCTGCCCAACGGCCGGTCGGCTACGAGAGCTGGGTGCGGCGCTGGCGGGTCGGCCGGAAGCAGCCGGCCGTCCGCAACGCCGCCGGCGTGCTGGCAGCCATCGCGCCGAGGAGCGCTTACTTTCCCGACTTCCTCACTCCCGATCAGCCGACCGGCGGCTTCGAGGACGAGGTGGACACCGTACTGTCCACCCCGCTGCCTCGGCTGCGATCCGAGATCGGACAGTTGGACGCCAGACGCCCGTGGCTGAGCGGCATGGCGAAGGGCGACACCACGGTCTTGACCAGATTCGGTGACGTGCTGCGGGGCTATTACCGGGCGCTGGTCGAACCGGACCGTACCGCGATCGAGACCGCGATCGGAACCCATCGGGCCGACGTGATGCAGACGATGATGCAAGGCGGCGTGGAGGCTGTGCTGGACACGTTGTTCGCGGGCGGCCGTTGGCGATCGCCGTGGCTGGAGAGTGCCTATCCGGTCGAGCGGACGGTCGAACTGAAGGGGCGCGGACTGCTGCTGGTGCCGTCGTTCTTCTGCTTCCGGATGCCGGTCATGCTGGCCGACGATTCGCTCGATCCGGTGCTGGTCTATCCGATCGAGCATGCCGTCGGCGAGGCAGGCTCGGACGGCATCGCCGAGTTGATCGGTAGCACGCGGGCGGCCGTCCTGAGCTCCATCGCCGACGGGGCAAGCACCAGTGAGGTGGCGGCTCGGGTCGGCATCTCACTGGCGACCGCGAGTCACCACACCACGATCTTGCGGCAGGCGGGCCTGGTTACGTCGATCCGTCGCGCGAACAGCGTGGTCCACAGTCCCTCGAGCCTGGGCTACGCGTTGCTAGGTGCCGGCCCCGGCTGA
- a CDS encoding NAD(P)H-dependent oxidoreductase yields the protein MNVLSPVMIVVAHPRAGSLDLELADRVRTVLAQTGVRQTSHDLYAESFDPVLTEPEAIAGEVWTRGTSSDQVRDLAPSPDPLVRRHRQELAEAQALVVIHPDWWGKPPAIVAGWLDRVLLADEQASATPKPAPNLRRVLVINTSDQSLDRRDAQTDSLGVLWRDQIGPFLGSPELERLTFREVSKADEEQHRRWDNAVQRATAWVCGAAR from the coding sequence GTGAACGTGCTTTCGCCGGTGATGATCGTGGTCGCGCATCCGCGCGCCGGCAGTCTTGATCTTGAACTGGCCGACCGGGTGCGTACGGTGCTGGCCCAGACCGGCGTCCGGCAGACCAGCCACGACCTCTACGCCGAGTCGTTCGATCCGGTGCTGACCGAGCCGGAGGCCATCGCCGGCGAGGTCTGGACCCGCGGCACCAGTTCGGATCAGGTACGTGATCTTGCTCCGTCGCCGGATCCGCTGGTACGGCGGCACCGGCAGGAGCTGGCCGAGGCTCAGGCACTGGTGGTGATCCATCCGGACTGGTGGGGCAAACCGCCGGCCATCGTCGCCGGTTGGCTGGACCGGGTGCTGTTGGCCGACGAACAGGCGTCCGCGACACCGAAGCCCGCGCCCAACCTGCGGCGGGTACTGGTGATCAACACCTCCGATCAGTCGCTCGATCGGCGGGACGCGCAGACCGATTCGCTCGGTGTGCTCTGGCGTGATCAGATCGGGCCGTTCCTGGGCTCACCCGAACTCGAGCGGCTCACCTTCCGCGAGGTCTCGAAGGCCGACGAGGAGCAGCACCGGCGTTGGGACAACGCCGTTCAGCGGGCCACCGCCTGGGTCTGCGGCGCCGCCCGCTAG
- a CDS encoding SDR family NAD(P)-dependent oxidoreductase — protein sequence MGADGVAVVSRSDARHPAYLEQLVAEGVTATAEVADVLDGEQLNAALARIQDRLGPIEVLYFGPAAMDPASLPVPIVQVTGAAVRDGFALVPAAADAVAAVLPGMLERGRGTILLPTGLSAIRPMPELGNLAITSAALRSYALTLNAAVADQGVFVGSLVIGGGIRGGDIHTAMTARSDQFAGTDIDAEALARLSLDPDEIADRVYDLSEQRTEPERIFSVIAELSA from the coding sequence ATGGGAGCGGACGGAGTCGCCGTGGTGTCCCGGTCGGACGCGCGGCACCCGGCCTACCTGGAGCAGTTGGTCGCCGAAGGGGTGACGGCGACCGCCGAGGTGGCCGACGTCCTGGACGGCGAGCAACTGAACGCGGCACTGGCCCGAATCCAGGATCGTCTCGGTCCGATCGAGGTGCTCTACTTCGGTCCGGCGGCGATGGATCCGGCGAGCTTGCCGGTGCCGATCGTGCAGGTCACCGGCGCCGCCGTACGGGACGGGTTCGCGCTGGTGCCCGCCGCGGCCGACGCGGTGGCTGCGGTACTGCCCGGGATGCTGGAACGTGGCCGCGGGACGATCCTGCTGCCGACCGGCCTGAGCGCGATCCGGCCGATGCCCGAGCTCGGCAATCTGGCGATCACCTCGGCCGCCCTCCGCAGCTACGCGCTGACCCTGAACGCCGCGGTCGCCGACCAAGGCGTCTTCGTCGGGTCGCTGGTGATCGGCGGCGGCATCCGCGGCGGCGACATCCACACCGCGATGACCGCCCGGTCGGACCAGTTCGCCGGCACCGACATCGACGCCGAGGCTCTGGCCCGGCTGTCGCTGGATCCGGACGAGATTGCCGATCGGGTCTATGACCTGTCCGAGCAGCGGACCGAACCGGAGCGGATCTTCTCCGTCATCGCCGAGCTGTCAGCATAA
- a CDS encoding Rieske (2Fe-2S) protein, which produces MSAAHTLEVNSMVEAFLKSSKPGSRRDLFRSLGLIALGGGGAAVLGACSGGAGGAASGASSAAPMTIAKSDVPSGSGVIKGAYVVTQPSSGDFKAFSSTCTHQGCPVSQIQGTTITCNCHGSQFSIKDGSVLRGPADKPLNPAKVTADGNQLDVSA; this is translated from the coding sequence GTGTCCGCAGCACACACCCTGGAGGTCAACAGCATGGTCGAGGCGTTCCTCAAGTCGTCCAAACCCGGATCCCGTCGAGACCTGTTCCGGTCCCTCGGCCTGATCGCCTTGGGTGGTGGCGGCGCGGCCGTGCTGGGCGCCTGCTCCGGCGGAGCTGGTGGTGCGGCTTCCGGTGCATCGTCGGCCGCGCCGATGACGATTGCGAAATCCGACGTCCCGTCCGGCAGCGGCGTGATCAAGGGGGCGTACGTGGTGACCCAGCCCAGCTCCGGCGATTTCAAGGCGTTCAGCAGCACCTGCACCCACCAGGGCTGTCCGGTCAGCCAGATCCAGGGCACAACGATCACTTGTAACTGCCACGGCAGCCAGTTCTCGATCAAGGACGGATCGGTTCTCCGCGGCCCGGCCGACAAGCCGTTGAACCCCGCCAAGGTGACTGCCGACGGAAATCAACTCGACGTCTCCGCCTGA
- a CDS encoding TetR/AcrR family transcriptional regulator, which translates to MTNVTTGPAAQAGVARRRDAVANRTKLVDAAAAVFAERGVDAPLEAIARRAQVSIGTLYNHFRTREQLLDAIYPDRIADLAAAADAALADEDSWLGFSGFLLQVFELQATDRGLNDAMTLRYPDAALLTEACDRGFARAGELIKRAQLAGTLRKDFTVEDLAFLIWATSRVIAATADIAPTAWRRYVGLQLDGLRAAAAHRLPVPAMTPDQVAQAMQSRP; encoded by the coding sequence GTGACGAACGTGACGACCGGGCCAGCTGCCCAAGCCGGCGTGGCCAGACGCCGGGACGCGGTGGCGAACCGGACCAAGCTGGTGGACGCGGCCGCTGCCGTCTTCGCCGAGCGCGGTGTGGACGCGCCACTGGAGGCGATCGCCCGTCGCGCGCAGGTCAGCATCGGCACGCTCTACAACCACTTCCGCACCCGCGAACAACTGCTGGACGCGATCTACCCGGACCGGATCGCAGATCTTGCGGCCGCCGCCGACGCGGCGCTTGCCGACGAGGACAGCTGGCTTGGCTTCAGCGGATTCCTGTTGCAGGTGTTCGAGCTCCAGGCCACCGACCGCGGGCTGAACGACGCGATGACCTTGCGCTACCCGGACGCCGCGCTGCTGACCGAGGCCTGCGACCGCGGCTTCGCCCGGGCCGGCGAGTTGATCAAACGGGCTCAGCTGGCCGGGACGCTGCGGAAGGACTTCACCGTCGAGGACCTGGCCTTCCTGATCTGGGCCACCTCGCGGGTGATCGCCGCCACCGCGGACATCGCCCCGACGGCCTGGCGGCGCTACGTCGGCCTGCAGCTGGACGGGCTCAGAGCGGCGGCCGCGCACCGGTTGCCGGTGCCGGCGATGACTCCAGATCAGGTAGCTCAAGCAATGCAGTCGCGCCCATGA
- a CDS encoding bifunctional 4-hydroxy-2-oxoglutarate aldolase/2-dehydro-3-deoxy-phosphogluconate aldolase, which yields MTVLPHIPQRLHAIGQAGVIAVLRAPSSEAAVAAAEAVIAGGVTAIEVTYSTPSPAAAIARIAQEFPEAIVGAGTLTREPQVNEAAAAGAAFLVSPGTSPSIVTAMVDTGLPTMSGAVTPTEVMSAMELGVNAVKIFPGSLVGPSYLRALRGPFPDVPLMPTGGVSVDNLADWLAAGAFAVGAGSELCSAADMEDQNWQLITDKATRFSEALAAARS from the coding sequence ATGACTGTTCTGCCGCACATCCCCCAGAGGTTGCATGCCATCGGCCAGGCCGGCGTGATCGCCGTGCTGCGAGCGCCGTCGTCGGAGGCTGCCGTGGCCGCAGCGGAAGCGGTGATCGCCGGGGGTGTGACGGCCATCGAGGTCACCTACAGCACGCCGAGCCCGGCGGCCGCCATCGCCCGGATCGCGCAGGAATTCCCGGAGGCCATCGTCGGCGCCGGCACCCTGACCCGGGAACCGCAGGTCAACGAGGCGGCGGCCGCCGGCGCTGCCTTCCTGGTCAGCCCGGGCACCTCACCGTCGATCGTGACCGCGATGGTCGACACCGGCCTGCCCACGATGAGCGGAGCCGTCACGCCGACCGAGGTGATGTCGGCCATGGAGCTCGGCGTGAACGCGGTGAAGATCTTCCCGGGGTCACTGGTCGGGCCGAGCTATCTGAGGGCGCTGCGCGGGCCCTTCCCTGACGTGCCGCTGATGCCGACCGGGGGCGTATCGGTCGACAACCTCGCCGATTGGCTGGCGGCCGGCGCGTTCGCGGTCGGCGCCGGCAGCGAGTTGTGCAGCGCCGCCGACATGGAAGATCAGAACTGGCAGCTGATCACCGACAAGGCCACCCGATTCAGTGAAGCACTGGCCGCCGCCCGCAGCTGA